The Stutzerimonas stutzeri RCH2 genomic interval GCATGATCCTGGTGCCGTTCGACACACCCGGTGTCGAGCTGGTGCGCAACATTCCGGTGATGAACCACATCGCCCCGGAGGGCCACAGCGAGCTGCTGCTGCGCAACGTGCGGGTGCCGGCGAGCAATCTGCTGGGCAAAGAGGGCGACGGCTTCATGATGGCCCAGGCGCGCCTCGGCCCTGGGCGCATCCACCACTGCATGCGCTCGATCGGCATGGCCGAGCTGGCGCTGGAACTGATGGTCGAGCGCTGCCAGGAGCGCAAGGCGTTCGGCAAATACCTGCAGCAGTATTCCAACGTCGCCGACTGGATCGCCGAATCGCGCATCGAGATCGAACAGGCGCGACTGCTGGTGCTCAAGACTGCCTGGATGATCGACGAGGTCGGCGCCAAGGCAGCGCGCAAGGAAATCTCGATGATCAAGGCGCTGGTGCCGCGCATGCACATCAACGTGGTCGACCGCGCGATCCAGGTCTACGGCGCCATGGGCCTGACCCCGGACACGCCGCTGGCCGACATGTGGACCGGTGGCCGCGCCCTGCGCTTTGCCGACGGCCCGGACCAGGTGCATCTGCGTAGCATCGCCAGGATGGAAATCAAGGCCAGTGAAGCCACGCGCGGTGCGACGGCGGCCTATCTAACCCCACCCGGTCGTCACTGAGCGCGCCGTCCTGCTGGCGGCGTGGGTTCGATCTGCGCCGCCTTCTCCTTCTTGCGCTACCGCACAGAAACGTCCCTGCCACGCCGCCGCCCTCGCATTTGCCCGGTACTGACCTAGGCTTGGTCATAACAACGTCTTCGTTCTCCATCAGGGTGTTTCTTTGACATGGAACAACGAAAGTGGTGGCCCGGCGCGTCCTTGATTGCAATCAAGGGGAGTCCCGTCAGCGGTCACCTACCATTCGCCCCACGTCGACAGTGGATTTAGGTGATCTGATGGTTTCCCGTGGACATTCGTCGCTGGCCGGTACCGCACGTGCCTGGATCAGTAGCTTGCTCATTTTCCTGAGCCTGGCAGTTTGCTCAGTTGCGGTGCAGGCCGTTGAGTACGAAGTCGAGCAGCAGCGCATCGAGCAGTTCTTCCCCGGTGCGAGCATTTCCGAGCCCGAGGGCGACTATCAGGTTCGAACGCTGCGCAAGGGCGACGAGATCCTCGGCTACGCCTTCCAGAGCATCAATGTCACCAAGATTCCGGCCTATTCCGGCAAGCCGATCAACATGCAGGTGCTGCTCGATCCGCAGGGCGTGATCCGCGACGCCTATGTGCTGGAACACCACGAACCGATCCTGCTGATCGGTATTCCCGAGCAGAAGCTGCACGATTTCAATGCCAAGTACGAGGGCATCAAGGCTGACCAGCGCGTCGTGGTCGGCCGCTCCAGCGACAGCAATGCGGTGACCATCGATGCGGTAACCGGCGCCACCGTGACGGTGATGGTGGTCAACGAGGTGGTGATGCGCGCCGCCCATGAGGTGGCCGTATCGCTGGGGCTGATCGAGGCGGGCAACACGGCGCGGCCGAAAATCGCCCTGGTGCGCGAAGACGTTTACCAGCCGGCCGACTGGACCGAGCTGACCGGCAATGGCGCGATTCGCCGACTGCACCTGACGCGCGGGCAGATCGACGAAGCCTTCAAGGGGACCGAAGCCGAAGGTATCGACGAAGCTTCCCCGGAAACTGCCGACGAAACCTTTATCGATCTCTATGTGACAGAACTGAATCCGCCGACCATCGGCCGCAACCTGCTGGGCGACAACCAGTACCGCTTCCTGATGGAAGAACTCAAGCCGGGCGAGCACGCCATCGCCGTGCTGGGCAGCGGTGAGTATTCGTTCAAGGGCTCGGGCTACGTGCGCGGCGGCATCTTCGATCGGGTTCAGCTGCGCCAGTTCGGCGACATCATCAGTTTCCGCGATCTCGACTTCCAGCGACTCAACGATATCTACATCGACGGTGCACCGCGTTTCAGCGAGATGGCGATCTTCATCGTCCGCGAGGCGGCGCGTTTCGATCCGGGCTCGCCCTGGGTGCTGGAGCTGCTGGTGCGCCGGCAGATCGGGCCGGTCAGCGGCATGTTCACCAGCTTCGAGCTGCCCTACCAGATGCTCGACGAATACATCGAGCGGCCGCAGCCCACCGCCGAGGAGCTGGCTGCAATCGAGGAAGCCAACCGGCCGATGTGGGTCAACATCTGGTACCAGAAGACCTTCCAGATCGGCGTCATCCTCGCGGCGCTGGGCCTGCTGACGGTCATCCTGTTCCTGCAGGACAAGTTCACCCAGAAGCCGCAGTTCCTGCACTGGCTGCGCCGCGGCTACCTCGTGTTCACCGTGGTGTTCATCGGCTGGTATGCGCTCGGGCAGCTGTCGGTCGTCAACGTGCTGACCTTCGTCCATGCGCTGTTCCAGGATTTCCGCTGGGAGCTGTTTCTCTCCGATCCGGTGATCTTCATCATCTGGACCTTCACCGCTGCCACCATCCTGCTCTGGGGTCGTGGCGTGTTCTGCGGCTGGCTGTGCCCGTTCGGCGCGCTGCAGGAGCTGATCAACGAGGCCGCGCGCAAGCTGAAGATTCCGCAGTACGAGCTGCCCTTCGCGGTGCACGAACGGCTCTGGGCGATCAAGTACATCATCCTGCTGGTGCTGTTCGGCATCTCCCTCGAGTCGATGATGATGGCCGAGAAGGCCGCCGAGGTTGAGCCGTTCAAGACCGCCATCACCCTCAAGTTCGACCGTCAGTGGTGGTTCGTCACCTACGCGGTGTTCCTGCTGGTCATCAACATCTTCACCCGCAAGGTGTACTGCCGCTACGTCTGCCCGCTGGGCGCGGCGCTGGCGATTCCGACCAAGCTGCGTCTGTTCGACTGGCTCAAGCGCCGCAAGGAGTGTGGCGACCCATGCCAGCTCTGCGCCAAGGAGTGCGAGATCCAGGCGATCCATCCGGACGGCCGCATCAATGCCAACGAGTGCCACTACTGTCTCGACTGCCAGATGACCTATCACAACGAGAACAAGTGCCCGCCGCTGGTGAACAAGAACAAGCGCAACAAGCGCGGCAAGAAAGCGCCGGCCTCCGCCGAGCTGATTCCCGTGGTGCAAGTGGTGGAACCCTGAGCCGTCGCCGCTGGCGAGGTGCTCGATCGATGTGTTTGAAGCAGATGTCCCAAAGGAGCGAAACCCCATGAGTGACAAGAGCAAGAACAATCCCGAGGTACTGGAGAAGGGCGGCATGAGCCGTCGCGGTTTCCTCGGTGCCAGCGCGGTAACTGGCGCGGCCGTCGCGGCCACTGCCTTCGGTGGCGCGGTAATGAGCCGCGAGTCCTGGGCTGCAGCGGTAAAGAATGCGCAGCAGAACATCCACGTCGCCCCGGGCGAGCTGGATGACTACTACGGCTTCTGGAGCGGCGGCCACCAGGGCGAAGTCCGCGTGATGGGCATCCCGTCGATGCGCGAACTGATGCGCATCCCGGTGTTCAACGTCGACTCGGCGACCGGCTGGGGCCTGACCAACGAAAGCCGCGCGATCATGGGCGACAGTGCCAAGTTCCTCAACGGCGACTGCCACCACCCGCACATCTCGATGACCGACGGCAAGTACGACGGCAAGTACCTGTTCATCAACGACAAGGCCAACACCCGCGTCGCACGTATCCGCCTGGATATCATGAAGTGCGACAAGATGCTGACCGTGCCCAACTGCCAGGCGATCCACGGTCTGCGTCTGCAGAAGGTGCCCTATACCAAGTACGTGTTCGCCAACGCCGAATTCGTCATCCCGCACCCGAACGACGGCAAGGTCTTCGATCTGCAGGATGAGAACAGCTACACCATGTACAACGCCATCGATGCCGAAACGATGGAGATGGCCTTCCAGATCATCGTCGATGGCAACCTCGACAACACCGACATGGACTACACCGGCCGCTTCACCGCAGCCACCTGCTACAACTCGGAGAAGGCCTACGACCTCGGCGGCATGATGCGCAACGAGCGCGACTGGGTCGTGGTGTTCGACATCGAGGCGGCGGAGAAAGCGGTCAAGGCCGGCAAGTTCACCACCCTCGGCGACTCCAAGGTGCCGGTGCTCGATGGTCGCAAAAAGGGCGACAAGGACAGCGAGTTCACCCGCTACATCCCGGTGCCGAAGAACCCGCACGGCTGCAACACCTCGTCCGATGGCAAGTACTTCATCGCCAACGGCAAGCTCTCGCCGACCGTGTCGATGATCGAGATCGCCAAGCTGCCCGATCTGTTCGCCGGCAAGCTGAAGGACCCGCGCGACACCATCGCCGCCGAAGTGGAACTGGGCCTCGGCCCGCTGCACACCACCTTCGACGGTCGCGGCAACGCCTACACCACGCTGTTCATCGACAGCCAGGTGGTCAAGTGGAACATGGCCGACGCGGTACGCGCCTACAACGGCGAGAAGGTCAACTACATCAAGCAGAAGCTGGACGTGCACTATCAGCCGGGCCACATCCATGCCTCGCTGTGCGAAACCAGCGAGGCCGATGGCAAATGGCTGGTGGCGCTGTGCAAGTTCGGCAAGGACCGCTTCCTGCCGACCGGCCCGCTGCATCCGGAGAACGATCAGCTGATCGACATTTCCGGCGACGAGATGAAGCTGGTGCATGACGGCCCGACCTATGCCGAGCCGCACGACTGCATCATGGCCCGCCGCGACCAGATCAAGACCAAGAAGATCTGGGACCGCAACGACCCGTTCTTCGCGCCGACGCTGGAACGCGCGAAGAAGGACGGCATCAACCTGGACGCCGACAACAAGGTCATCCGTGACGGCAACAAGGTGCGCGTGTACATGACCTCCATGGCGCCGGCGTTCGGTGTGCAGGAGTTCACCGTCAAGCAGGGCGACGAAGTCACCGTGACCATCACCAACATCGACCAGATCGAAGACGTGTCCCACGGCTTCGTCATGGTCAACCACGGTGTGAGCATGGAGATCAGCCCGCAGCAGACCTCTTCCATCACCTTCGTGGCTGACAAGCCTGGCCTGCACTGGTACTACTGCAGCTGGTTCTGCCATGCCCTGCACATGGAAATGGTCGGCCGCATGCTGGTCGAGCCTGCGTAAGCTGGTCGAACCATCGCCCCTAAGCCGGGGGATGGTTCAGTGATTGCGCAACGAGCCTCGGTGCTGCCGAGGCTCTTGCCGCAGTGTTACCCGCCTGGAAGCTGAAGAAGGTCAAAACGCAGTGTTCAAAGCTCAGGCTATTTTCTCGCGGTACTCGGCGGCAGTTTCGCTGCTGCTCTTATTCAGCGGTGTGGCCCAGGCGGCACCGCAACCAATCACAACCCTTCCGCTGCAGCCCGACGGTGAAAACCGCTGGCGCTTGCCTGCCGGTGAATATCAGGGGCAGTTCACCATCGAGCAGCCCATGCAGCTGCGTTGCGAGCCGGGTGCAATCATCCAGTCGCAACGGCAGGGCAGCAGCCTGCTGATCAGCGCGCCCGACGTGCTCGTCGATGGTTGCACGCTGCGCGAGTGGGGTGCTGACCTCACCGCCATGGATTCTGCGGTGTTCATCCTGCCTGCCGCCGAACGCGCGCAGATCAGCAACAACCGGATGCGTGGTCCCGGGTTTGGCGTATTCGTCGACGGCACCAGCGACGTGCAGGTGCTCGGCAACCAGATCGACGGTGACGCGAGTGTTCGCTCGCAGGACCGCGGCAACGGCATCCACCTGTTTGCGGTGAAGGGGGCGCGGATCGTCGGCAATCAGGTGCGCGACGTGCGCGACGGTATCTATATCGATACCTCCAACGGCAATCATCTGGAAGGCAACGTCATCGAGGATGTCCGCTACGGCGTGCATTACATGTTCGCCAACGACAACAGCGTGATCGACAACATCACCCGGCGTACCCGTACCGGTTATGCGCTGATGCAGAGTCGCAAGCTGATCGTCACCGGCAACCGCTCCGAGCAGGATCAGAACTACGGCATCCTGCTGAACTACATCACCTACTCGACGATAAAGGACAACTTCGTCAGTGACGTGCAGCGCGGCGATACCGGCGGCGACAGCATGATCAGCGGTGGCGAGGGCAAGGCGCTGTTCATCTACAACTCGCTGTTCAATACCATCGAGAACAATCACTTCGAAAAGAGCTCGCTGGGTATTCACCTGACTGCGGGTTCGGAAGACAACCGTATTTCCGGCAATGCCTTCGTCGGCAATCAGCAGCAGGTCAAGTATGTGGCCAGCCGCACCCAGGAGTGGTCGGTAGACGGCCGCGGCAACTACTGGAGCGACTACCTCGGCTGGGACCGCAACAACGACGGCCTCGGCGATGTCGCCTACGAACCCAACGACAACGTCGACCGCCTGCTCTGGCTCTACCCGCAGGTGCGCCTGCTGATGAACAGCCCGAGCATCGAGGTGCTGCGCTGGGTGCAGCGGGCCTTCCCGGTGGTCAAGTCGCCGGGTGTGCAGGACAGCCATCCGCTGATGAAGCTGCCCACTGAAAAACTCCTTACCGAAAAGCAGGAACCAACGTCATGAACGCCGTCGAGATCCAAGGCGTAAGCCAGCGTTACGGCAGCATGACCGTGCTGCACGATCTGAACCTGAACCTCGGTGAAGGTGAGGTGCTGGGGCTGTTCGGCCATAACGGCGCGGGCAAGACCACCAGCATGAAGCTGATTCTCGGCCTGCTCGCGCCAAGCGAAGGTCAGGTGAAAGTGCTCGGCCGCGCGCCGAACGATCCGCAGGTGCGCCGCCAGCTCGGCTACCTGCCGGAGAACGTCACCTTCTATCCGCAGTTGAGCGGCCGCGAGACCCTGCGCCACTTCGCCCGCCTCAAGGGCGCGGCACTGACCCAGGTAGACGAGTTGCTCGAACAGGTCGGCCTGGCCCATGCCGCCGATCGCCGGGTGAAGACCTATTCCAAGGGCATGCGCCAGCGCCTCGGCCTGGCGCAGGCGCTGCTCGGCGAACCGAAGCTGCTGCTGCTCGACGAGCCGACCGTGGGCCTTGACCCGATCGCCACGCAGGACCTCTACCAGCTGATCGACCGCCTGCGTCAGCGTGGCACCAGCATCATCCTCTGCTCCCATGTGCTGCCGGGCGTCGAGGCGCACATCAACCGCGCGGCGATCCTCGCCAAGGGCCGCCTGCAGGCAGTCGGCAGTCTGTCGCAACTGCGTGCCGAGGCCGGTTTGCCGGTGCGCATCCGCGCCAGTGGCGTCAGCGAGCGGGACAGCTGGCTGCAGCGCTGGACCGACGCCGGGCACAGTGCCCGCGGCCTCAGCGAGTCGAGCCTGGAGGTGGTGGCAGTCAACGGCCACAAGCTGGTGCTGCTGCGGCAGTTGCTCGGTGAAAGCGAGCCGGAGGACATCGAAATCCACCAGCCATCGCTGGAAGACCTCTATCGCTATTACATGGAGCGCGCCGGCGACGTGCGCGCGCAGGAGGGTCGCCCATGAACCAGGTCTGGAACATTGCCCGCAAGGAACTCAGCGACGGCCTGCGCAACCGCTGGCTGCTCGCCATCAGCCTGCTCTTCGCCGTGCTCGCGGTGGGCATCGCCTGGCTCGGCGCCGCGGCCTCCGGCCAGCTCGGCTTCACCTCGATTCCGGCGACCATCGCCAGCCTGGCGAGCCTGGCCACCTTTCTGATGCCGCTGATCGCGCTGCTACTGGCCTATGACGCCATCGTCGGCGAGGACGAGGGCGGCACGCTGATGCTGCTGCTGACCTACCCGCTGGGACGCGGGCAGATCCTGCTCGGCAAGTTCGTCGGCCACGGGCTGATTCTTGCCCTGGCGGTGCTGATCGGCTTCGGCTGTGCGGCGCTGGCCATCGCTCTGCTGGTCGATGGCGTCGAGCTGGGCCTGCTGCTCTGGGCCTTTGGCCGCTTCATGATCTCCTCGACACTGCTCGGCTGGGTGTTCCTCGCCTTTGCCTACGTGCTCAGTGGCAAGGTCAATGAAAAATCCAGCGCCGCCGGACTGGCGCTCGGCGTGTGGTTTCTCTTCGTGCTGGTGTTCGACCTGGTGCTGCTGGCACTGCTGGTGCTCAGTGAAGGCAAGTTCAACCCGGAACTGCTGCCCTGGCTGCTGTTGCTCAACCCCACCGACATCTACCGGCTGATCAACCTGTCCGGCTTCGAGGGCAGCGGCAGCGCCATGGGTGTGCTGTCGCTGGGTGCCGATCTGCCGGTGCCGGCTTCGGTGCTCTGGCTATGCCTGCTGGCCTGGATCGGGGCTTCGCTGCTGCTGGCCTACGGCATCTTCCGCCGTCGTCTGACCTGAATATCGAGATCTGAGGAAACGAATTATGAACGCACTGCATCGCATCGGCGCCGGAACGCTCTTCGCCCTGGCGCTGGCCTTCACGCTGGCCGGCTGTGGGGAAAAGGAGGAGGTCCAGCAGTCGCTCGAGCCGGTGGCCTTCCATGACAGCGATGAATGCCACGTCTGTGGCATGATCATCACCGATTTCCCTGGCCCCAAGGGGCAGGCGGTAGAGAAGGGTGGGGTGAGGAAGTTCTGCTCGACGGCAGAAATGCTCGGCTGGTGGCTGCAGCCGGAGAACCGTCTGCTCAATGCCAAGCTGTACGTGCATGACATGGGGCGCAGCGTCTGGGAGCACCCGGACGATGGTCATCTGATCGACGCAACCAGCGCCTACTATGTGGTCGGCACTTCGCTCAAGGGCGCCATGGGCGCTTCCCTGGCGACCTTCGCTGAGGAGCAGGCTGCCCTGCGTCTGGCTGAGGAACACGGCGGCCGCGTATTGCGCTTCGATCAGATCGATCAGGCGCTGCTGCAGGAAGCCGCGAGCATGCAGCATGGTGGCATGCACGGGCACATGCCCAGCGATTCACACAACGCACACAGCGGTCACTGAGCTCAGGGCTGCAATCGATTTTCGGCACATCCGAGGTAAGCACAAATGATGGGTATCAGCGTCTGGCAACTTCTGATCATTCTCCTGATCGTGGTCATGCTGTTCGGCACCAAGCGCCTGCGTGGCCTGGGTTCCGACCTGGGCGGCGCGATTAGCGGTTTCCGCAAGTCGGTCAGTGACGGCGAAACCACTGCCCAGGCCGAAACGGTCAAGCAGGAATTGAAGTAAACCCGCCCCACCGAGGCTGCTCGGGCAGGCACCTGCCTGAGCGTGTCGGCATCTGGCCGGACAGCGTGCCGGATGACGGATCGACCTCTCTAACCGCGCGGAAAAGCCGGTCGCGGCGCACTGCAATGGTGCGTTGGGGTTCGGCTTGTTACTCCGGTCGTCACTTGTATTCCGCCTCGAAGAAAATCTGATCGCAATCAAGTCTGTCGAAGCCTCCTACCCTGTAGAAAGTAGTCCTGGCTCCCAGATATTGGGAGCGCTCATCGATCCGGCGTGCAGGCCTTGTATGGCCGCCGGATAAGGCAAGTCTGGAGGTCCTTCCGTGCAAGTAATCGATCGGCGAAAAGCCCTGAGTATTCCGCCCATCTGGCGACTCGCATTTCGCCCGTTCTTTCTCGCCGGCGCGGTTTACGCGCTGTTGGCGATCCCGCTCTGGGTAGCGACCTGGACCGGTCACTGGCCGGGCTTTCAGCCCACAGGTGGCTGGTTGGCCTGGCATCGTCACGAGATGCTGTTCGGTTTCGCCATGGCCATCGTCGCCGGCTTTCTGCTCACCGCGGTACAGACCTGGACCGGCCAGACGGCGCCCTCCGGGAAACGACTGATGGGCTTGGCGCTGGTATGGCTGGCGGCCCGCCTGGGCTGGCTGTTCGGCCTGCCCGCCGAGTGGCTGGCGCCATTGGACCTGCTGTTCCTGCTGGCGCTGGCGTGGATGATGGCGCGGATGCTCTGGGCGGTGCGGCAGAAGCGTAACTACCCGATCGTGGTGGTGCTGTCGCTGATGTTCGGTGCTGATGTGCTGACGTTGACCGGCTTGCTGCAAGGTAACGATGCGCTGCAGCGCCAGGGCGTACTGGCCGGCTTGTGGCTGGTCGCGGCGCTGATGGCCCTGATCGGCGGCCGGGTGATTCCATTCTTCACCCAGCGCGGGCTGGGCAAGGTCGAGGCGGTCAAGCCTTGGGTCTGGCTGGATATCGCCTTGTTGGTGGGCACTGGGGTGATCGCCTTGTTGCATGCCTTCGGTGTCGCCATGCGTCCACAGCCGCTGCTGGGTCTGCTGTTCGTCGCTATCGGCGTCGGCCACCTGCTGCGCCTGGCGCGCTGGTACGACAAGGGCATCTGGAAGGTCGGCCTGCTCTGGTCGCTGCATATGGCGATGCTCTGGCTGGTGGTCGCTGCGTTCGGCCTGGCGCTCTGGCATTTCGGTTTGCTGGCGCAGTCCAGCCCATCACTGCATGCGCTGAGCGTGGGCTCCATGAGTGGGCTGATCCTGGCGATGATTGCCCGAGTCACCCTCGGCCATACCGGTCGGCCACTGCAACTGCCCGCGGGAATCGTCGGGGCGTTCGTGCTGTTCAATCTCGGTACGGCGGCGCGGGTTTTTCTCTCCGTCGTCTGGCCGGTTGGCGGCCTGTGGCTTGCAGCAACCTGCTGGGGTCTGGCCTTTGCACTCTATGTCTGGCGCTATGCGCCGATGCTGGTCGCCGCACGTGTAGACGGTCATCCGGGCTGAACCCGGAGCGTGAATCGGGCGGGTGCGCGTCTGCACCTGTCCGCAAATTACCTAGCCCAAAAAACGCTGCCTTGCGGGGTGGCCTGTGACTCGGCATGCGTCGAGCTCGGAGATGATGATGAAAAGCGAGTTTCAGGATCGTCTGGCTGTTGTCACCGGAGCCAGCTCCGGGATCGGTCTGGCATTGTGTTCGGCGCTGCTGCAGCGTGGCGCGCGGGTGCTGGCAATGTCGCGCAGCATCGGCGGGCTCGAGCCGCTGCTGGAAACCCATGCCGAGCAGCTGCAGTGGCTGCGTGGCGACGTCACTTCGGCTGAAGACCTGGCCCAGCTGGCTCGGCGCGCCGCACAGCTGGGGCCGGTGCACTACCTGGTGCCCAATGCCGGTATCGCCGAACTGGCCGACGGGCTGGATATGGCGGCATTCGATCGGCAGTGGGCGGTCAATGGCGCCGGCGCGCTGAATACTTTCGCCGCGCTGCGCAACGAGCTGGCCAAGCCGGCCTCGGTGGTATTCGTTGGGACCTTCCTGATCCGCTCGACCTTCCCCGGCCTGGCTGCCTATATCGCGAGCAAGGCCGCACTGGCGGCGCAGGCGCGCACGTTGGCGGTGGAGTTCGCGCCGCTGGACGTGCGTATCAACATGGTCTCGCCGGGTCCTACCGCCACGGCCATCTGGGGTTCGTTGGGGCTGAGCGATGACCAGCTCGAGAGCGTTGCCGAAGGCGTGACAAAACGACTGTTGCCTGGACACTTTCTCGAGTCCGCAGCCGTGGCCAACGTCATCCTGTTCCAGCTTTCGCAGGGTGCGCGCGGCGTGTTTGGCCAGGATTGGGTGGTGGACAACGGCTATACCATCAGCTGATCCAGTTGGCTTCCCTCGGCGTCCTCCAGTGACGCCGGCATCTCCAGGCAGTCAGGACACCCAGGGCCTGACTGCTCTTCAACCGGCAGCACTTCTGTAACAGAAGCGCGTGCACGGTTTTAGTGCATTTATATTGCACTATCCCCTCAAAAGTATTCGTTAGAGATTGGTCGACGCCCCGTCGACAATGCCGGCCGCATTCACGCGCTGTGGCATTGCGTCGCAGCGGCTGCGGCCGTTTGCCGCGTTCCGCGCGCCGGCAGTAGCCTGCTGCCGGGGCGATCAGTTGCAGAGTGTTGATGCGTGCCTTTCGCCGTATCGATCCAAGCAGGACACATGCACGACAACCTCATCGACTGGTTTCGCTCCTTCGTTCCCGCCCCGTTCAATGCCGCGCCGAAAGAATGGCTGCGTGCTGCCGGCGGTATCGCCATCGTCATGCTGCTCAGCGTGTTCAGCGGCTTCCTGCTGTTCGGCGTGCCCCTGACGCTGCAGCTGATCGCCCCGGCTGGAGCCTCGGCGGTCCTGCTTTTCGCCGCGTCATCCAGCCCGTTCGCCCAGCCCTGGTCGGTGCTCGGCGGCAATCTGCTGGCTACGGTGATCGGGGTCAGCCTCGGCCTGACCAGCCTGCCGTCGATGGCTGCTGCCGCGCTGTGCGTGTGCCTGGTGCTGGTCGGGCTGTTCAGCCTGCGCTGCCTGCATCCGCCGGGTGCGGCGTTGGCCCTGGTTGCGGTGGTCGGCTGCCCCGAGATCCATCATCTGGGCTATGGACTGCTCTATCCGGTGGCGTTCAATTCGCTGCTGCTGCTGGCCGTGGCGCTGCTCTACAACAACCTCACCCGGCACCCGTACCCGAAACCGCGGTTGCCGCGGGAGAACGTTCACCGTACCCGAGATCCGCAGCCGAGCGAGCGCATGAGCTTCAGCCATGACGACGTCGATCGAGCGTTGCGCGAGTTCGGCGAATATGTCGACGTCACCCGTGACGACCTCGAGCGGCTGATCAAACAGACCGAGAAGCATGCGTTGCGTCGCAGCATGGGTGAAGTCACCGCCGCGGACATCATGTCCCGCGATGTCTACTCGCACACACCGGATACCTTTATCGAGCAGGCCTGGAGCACGCTGCAGCGCAATCGCCTGCGCTCGTTGCCGGTGGTGAGCGATGCCCGCGAGCTGGTCGGCATCGTCACGCTGGTCGATCTGCTCAAGCATTTTCATCCGCGCCCGGGCCGGCTCAACTTCGGTCAACTGAAGTTCCTGCGCGGCACCAAGCTGCGCGCCATCATGAGCTCGCCGGTGGTTTCGGTCACGCCCGATACGCACATGGTGGAGCTGGTCTATCTGCTGTCCGATCGAGGCCTGC includes:
- a CDS encoding NnrS family protein, with protein sequence MQVIDRRKALSIPPIWRLAFRPFFLAGAVYALLAIPLWVATWTGHWPGFQPTGGWLAWHRHEMLFGFAMAIVAGFLLTAVQTWTGQTAPSGKRLMGLALVWLAARLGWLFGLPAEWLAPLDLLFLLALAWMMARMLWAVRQKRNYPIVVVLSLMFGADVLTLTGLLQGNDALQRQGVLAGLWLVAALMALIGGRVIPFFTQRGLGKVEAVKPWVWLDIALLVGTGVIALLHAFGVAMRPQPLLGLLFVAIGVGHLLRLARWYDKGIWKVGLLWSLHMAMLWLVVAAFGLALWHFGLLAQSSPSLHALSVGSMSGLILAMIARVTLGHTGRPLQLPAGIVGAFVLFNLGTAARVFLSVVWPVGGLWLAATCWGLAFALYVWRYAPMLVAARVDGHPG
- the tatA gene encoding twin-arginine translocase TatA/TatE family subunit, producing the protein MMGISVWQLLIILLIVVMLFGTKRLRGLGSDLGGAISGFRKSVSDGETTAQAETVKQELK
- a CDS encoding HPP family protein, producing the protein MHDNLIDWFRSFVPAPFNAAPKEWLRAAGGIAIVMLLSVFSGFLLFGVPLTLQLIAPAGASAVLLFAASSSPFAQPWSVLGGNLLATVIGVSLGLTSLPSMAAAALCVCLVLVGLFSLRCLHPPGAALALVAVVGCPEIHHLGYGLLYPVAFNSLLLLAVALLYNNLTRHPYPKPRLPRENVHRTRDPQPSERMSFSHDDVDRALREFGEYVDVTRDDLERLIKQTEKHALRRSMGEVTAADIMSRDVYSHTPDTFIEQAWSTLQRNRLRSLPVVSDARELVGIVTLVDLLKHFHPRPGRLNFGQLKFLRGTKLRAIMSSPVVSVTPDTHMVELVYLLSDRGLHCLPVVDGERRLVGMITQTDLIAALYRNWLRHLPD
- a CDS encoding nitrous oxide reductase accessory protein NosL is translated as MNALHRIGAGTLFALALAFTLAGCGEKEEVQQSLEPVAFHDSDECHVCGMIITDFPGPKGQAVEKGGVRKFCSTAEMLGWWLQPENRLLNAKLYVHDMGRSVWEHPDDGHLIDATSAYYVVGTSLKGAMGASLATFAEEQAALRLAEEHGGRVLRFDQIDQALLQEAASMQHGGMHGHMPSDSHNAHSGH
- a CDS encoding SDR family NAD(P)-dependent oxidoreductase, which translates into the protein MKSEFQDRLAVVTGASSGIGLALCSALLQRGARVLAMSRSIGGLEPLLETHAEQLQWLRGDVTSAEDLAQLARRAAQLGPVHYLVPNAGIAELADGLDMAAFDRQWAVNGAGALNTFAALRNELAKPASVVFVGTFLIRSTFPGLAAYIASKAALAAQARTLAVEFAPLDVRINMVSPGPTATAIWGSLGLSDDQLESVAEGVTKRLLPGHFLESAAVANVILFQLSQGARGVFGQDWVVDNGYTIS